The Methylobacterium currus genome contains a region encoding:
- a CDS encoding DnaJ C-terminal domain-containing protein, which yields MRNPYDVLGVSRSADEADIKKAFRKLAKAYHPDRNKNDAKAQDRFAEVNQAYEILGDAKKREQFDRGAIDGEGKPRFTGFEGFGGGGAGRGGGAGFDFESMARARGGAGGGGAGGFGEDIFSHLFGEAFRTAGGAGRAAPQKGEDVAAELTVTLDQVAGEAKLRLNLPSGREVDVVVPKGVVDGQVIRLRGLGYPGAHGAEPGDALLTIRFGADPRFQVEGSDLRTTAEVPLEDAVLGGPIRIQTLTGAVEMKIPAMTSSGRVFRLRGKGLPKKDGTRGDLLATIAVTLPASADEALTEFARKRRAATATS from the coding sequence ATGCGCAACCCATACGACGTACTCGGCGTGAGCCGCTCGGCCGACGAGGCGGACATCAAGAAGGCTTTCCGCAAGCTCGCCAAGGCCTACCACCCCGATCGCAACAAGAACGACGCCAAGGCGCAGGACCGCTTCGCCGAGGTCAACCAGGCTTACGAGATCCTGGGCGACGCCAAGAAGCGCGAGCAGTTCGACCGCGGCGCCATCGACGGCGAGGGCAAGCCCCGCTTCACCGGCTTCGAGGGGTTCGGCGGAGGCGGCGCCGGCCGCGGCGGCGGGGCTGGATTCGACTTCGAGTCGATGGCCCGGGCCCGCGGTGGTGCGGGCGGCGGAGGGGCCGGCGGCTTTGGCGAGGACATCTTCTCGCACCTGTTCGGCGAGGCGTTCCGCACCGCCGGCGGCGCCGGCCGCGCCGCGCCCCAGAAGGGCGAGGACGTCGCGGCCGAGCTGACCGTCACCCTTGATCAGGTCGCAGGTGAGGCGAAGCTGCGCCTCAACCTGCCGAGCGGCCGCGAGGTCGACGTGGTGGTGCCCAAGGGTGTGGTCGACGGGCAGGTGATCCGCCTGCGCGGCCTCGGCTATCCGGGCGCCCACGGCGCCGAGCCGGGCGACGCGCTGCTGACCATCCGCTTCGGCGCCGATCCGCGCTTCCAGGTCGAAGGCTCGGACCTGCGCACCACCGCCGAGGTTCCGCTCGAGGACGCGGTGCTGGGCGGGCCGATCCGGATCCAGACCCTGACCGGCGCGGTCGAGATGAAGATCCCGGCCATGACCAGCTCGGGCCGGGTGTTCCGCCTGCGCGGGAAGGGCCTGCCGAAGAAGGACGGCACCCGCGGCGACCTGCTGGCCACGATCGCCGTGACCCTGCCGGCCAGCGCCGACGAGGCCCTGACCGAGTTCGCCCGCAAGCGCCGGGCCGCAACGGCGACGAGCTGA
- a CDS encoding TIGR02301 family protein → MKRAVILAACLAAAMPALAQTRPKPAAPKAPEKEAPAPPPPADAPAPYDRDLLRLSEIIGALSFLRELCGNPDAPEWPARMKSLLDAEGTSPGRRDRLAGAYNRGYGGYAVTYRVCTPSAVEAATRFIAEGERLSVALAGRFGG, encoded by the coding sequence ATGAAGCGCGCCGTCATCCTGGCCGCCTGCCTGGCCGCGGCGATGCCCGCACTCGCCCAGACCCGGCCGAAGCCCGCCGCTCCCAAGGCGCCCGAGAAGGAGGCTCCCGCCCCTCCCCCGCCGGCCGACGCACCGGCGCCCTATGACCGCGACCTCCTGCGCCTGTCGGAGATCATCGGCGCGCTGAGCTTCCTGCGCGAATTATGCGGCAACCCCGACGCGCCGGAATGGCCCGCCCGGATGAAATCCCTGCTCGATGCCGAGGGCACCAGCCCGGGCCGGCGCGACCGCCTGGCCGGGGCCTATAACCGCGGCTATGGCGGCTACGCCGTCACCTACCGGGTCTGCACGCCCTCGGCAGTCGAGGCCGCCACCCGCTTCATCGCGGAGGGCGAGCGCCTGTCGGTCGCCCTGGCCGGGCGTTTCGGCGGCTGA
- a CDS encoding RT0821/Lpp0805 family surface protein has translation MTLGLVVAASALGSVLASGGCSQPLIMFTPQVDVAPPEPESTGSIEPAAPKNFGSDLSGEDWRRAKAALSVALDPQGNGQPVKWDNPDSGMRGMVNPTGLPFVKNDEICRGFLASVIGPSGNRFVRGTGCRPSGGAWELKSLKTTTKPG, from the coding sequence GTGACGCTCGGGCTCGTCGTCGCGGCGAGCGCCCTGGGCAGCGTCCTGGCGAGCGGCGGCTGCAGCCAGCCGCTCATCATGTTCACGCCGCAGGTGGACGTGGCGCCGCCGGAGCCGGAGAGCACCGGCAGCATCGAGCCCGCGGCGCCGAAGAACTTCGGTTCGGACCTGTCCGGCGAGGATTGGCGCCGCGCCAAGGCGGCGCTCTCCGTGGCGCTCGATCCCCAGGGCAACGGCCAGCCGGTGAAATGGGACAACCCGGATTCGGGCATGCGCGGCATGGTCAACCCGACCGGGCTGCCCTTCGTGAAGAACGACGAGATCTGCCGCGGCTTCCTGGCCTCGGTGATCGGGCCTTCGGGCAACCGCTTCGTGCGCGGCACCGGCTGCCGGCCCTCCGGGGGGGCCTGGGAGCTGAAGAGCCTGAAGACGACGACGAAGCCGGGCTGA
- a CDS encoding SPL family radical SAM protein yields MTFHDPAPARMARLWRPRRVVVTAAAREHAHGRAIMARAEALGLTVEALPGNRLTGLRHPDPRRAYIEAKNTLAVVVAPPTKLKLQPIPPSADWRVDLAEGCPAHCQYCYLAGSLSGPPVTRVYANLPEILDNLAAYAGQGGVTSANAERAHEGTTFEASCYTDPLGIEHLTGSLSAAIRHFGAWNAPVSLRATTKFAAVEPLLGLEHRRRTRLRFSVNAASAARYEGGTAPLRDRLAAMGAVARAGYPVGLTVAPILPVPDWRAAYADLFARAAAELDGVRDLDVTAELITHRFTPGSKEVLAGWYPGSDLPMREDERSRKLTKFGSVKYVFPAELMREMRQGLTRDLSERLPAARVLYWT; encoded by the coding sequence ATGACATTCCACGATCCCGCTCCCGCCCGCATGGCCCGCCTCTGGCGCCCACGCCGGGTCGTCGTCACTGCGGCGGCGCGGGAGCACGCCCATGGACGGGCGATCATGGCCCGCGCCGAAGCCCTCGGGCTCACCGTCGAGGCGCTGCCCGGCAACCGCCTCACCGGCCTGCGCCATCCGGACCCGCGCCGGGCCTATATCGAGGCCAAGAACACCCTCGCGGTGGTGGTCGCCCCGCCGACCAAGCTGAAGCTGCAGCCGATCCCGCCGAGCGCCGATTGGCGCGTCGACCTCGCCGAGGGCTGCCCGGCCCATTGCCAGTATTGCTACCTCGCCGGCTCGCTCTCGGGGCCCCCGGTGACCCGGGTCTACGCCAACCTGCCCGAGATCCTTGACAACCTCGCCGCTTACGCCGGCCAGGGCGGCGTCACCTCGGCGAATGCGGAGCGCGCGCATGAGGGCACAACCTTCGAGGCCTCCTGCTACACCGATCCCCTCGGCATCGAGCACCTGACCGGCTCCCTCTCCGCGGCGATCCGGCATTTCGGCGCCTGGAACGCGCCGGTGAGCTTGCGTGCCACCACGAAGTTCGCGGCGGTGGAGCCGCTGCTCGGCCTGGAGCATCGGCGCCGCACCCGGCTGCGCTTCTCGGTCAACGCCGCTTCGGCCGCCCGCTACGAGGGCGGCACTGCCCCCCTGCGCGACCGCCTCGCCGCGATGGGCGCGGTCGCCCGCGCCGGCTATCCCGTGGGGCTCACGGTCGCGCCGATTCTACCCGTTCCGGATTGGCGCGCGGCCTATGCCGACCTGTTCGCGCGCGCCGCCGCGGAACTCGACGGCGTCCGGGACCTCGACGTCACCGCGGAGCTCATCACCCACCGCTTCACCCCCGGCTCGAAGGAGGTGCTGGCGGGCTGGTATCCGGGCTCCGACCTGCCGATGCGGGAGGACGAGCGCAGCCGCAAACTCACCAAGTTCGGCTCGGTGAAGTACGTGTTTCCGGCCGAGCTGATGCGGGAGATGCGGCAGGGCCTCACGCGCGACCTGTCGGAGCGGCTGCCGGCGGCGCGGGTGCTGTACTGGACGTGA
- a CDS encoding NUDIX hydrolase has translation MNADAEDPAWRRRYPLRPFLAASAAVVRDGRVLLAARGQAPMRGIYTLPGGQVEVGESLAEAALRELLEEVGVVAEVVAGLDPLEVIERDADGAVLHHFVIHPHAARWRHGEPTTGPEALDLRWVTPAEARDLPTTQGLHGVIAQALAAVGDGA, from the coding sequence TTGAATGCGGATGCCGAGGACCCGGCCTGGCGCCGCCGCTACCCCCTTCGCCCCTTCCTCGCCGCCTCCGCGGCGGTGGTGCGCGACGGACGGGTCCTGCTCGCCGCCCGCGGCCAGGCGCCGATGCGCGGGATCTACACCCTGCCGGGCGGACAGGTGGAGGTGGGCGAGAGCCTGGCCGAGGCGGCCTTGCGCGAGCTGCTCGAGGAGGTCGGGGTGGTGGCCGAGGTGGTCGCGGGCCTGGACCCCCTCGAGGTGATCGAGCGCGACGCCGACGGCGCGGTGCTGCACCATTTCGTGATCCACCCCCACGCCGCCCGCTGGCGCCACGGCGAGCCGACGACCGGGCCGGAAGCCCTCGACTTGCGCTGGGTGACGCCGGCGGAGGCGCGCGACCTGCCGACCACCCAGGGCTTGCACGGGGTGATCGCCCAGGCCCTCGCGGCGGTGGGAGACGGGGCATGA
- the pdxH gene encoding pyridoxamine 5'-phosphate oxidase: MDGLTKDDFTQNPDPWGLFRQWFADAQASEPEDPNAMALATSGADGLPDVRIVLLKDADERGFVFYTNTLSMKGLELSDNPRAALVLHWKSLRRQVRARGTVTKVEDAEADAYFATRARDSRLGAWASRQSQPLDSRETLMRAVEEVGARFPGETVPRPPHWTGYRIAPVTMEFWQDGAYRLHDRVRFTRRDGGWQGTRLYP, from the coding sequence GTGGACGGGTTAACGAAAGATGATTTCACCCAGAACCCGGATCCCTGGGGCCTGTTCCGGCAGTGGTTTGCCGACGCGCAGGCCTCGGAACCCGAGGATCCGAACGCCATGGCGCTCGCCACGAGCGGCGCCGACGGGCTGCCGGACGTGCGCATCGTGCTCCTGAAGGACGCCGACGAGCGCGGATTCGTGTTCTACACCAACACCTTGTCGATGAAGGGGCTGGAACTCTCGGACAATCCGCGCGCCGCCCTCGTGCTGCACTGGAAGAGCCTGCGCCGCCAGGTGAGGGCCCGCGGCACCGTGACGAAGGTCGAGGACGCCGAGGCCGACGCCTATTTCGCCACCCGCGCCCGCGACAGCCGCCTCGGCGCCTGGGCGAGCCGCCAGTCGCAGCCCCTCGACAGCCGCGAGACCCTGATGCGGGCCGTCGAGGAGGTGGGCGCGCGCTTTCCCGGCGAGACCGTGCCGCGCCCGCCCCACTGGACCGGCTACCGCATCGCCCCGGTGACGATGGAGTTCTGGCAGGACGGCGCCTATCGCCTGCACGACCGGGTCCGCTTCACGCGCCGGGACGGAGGCTGGCAGGGGACCCGGCTCTATCCCTGA
- a CDS encoding polysaccharide biosynthesis/export family protein: MRALPIALCTALAVSGCSNFLPASGPSANAVASGADVATDQGLLARYEIVDVNAAVVEALRGRPLDSLLASFGDRRPSVEPVIGVGDTVAVTIYEASTGGLFSGTLSVDRFSSGSKSATIPPQVVTRDGAITVPYAGRIQVAGKRVQDVQSQIEQELAGKAIEPQVIVTVVQPTSTAVTVTGEVTAGARLPLSTKGDRLLDVVASAGGVRAPVSETFVRLSRGSTTATVPLTAIVSNPRENIFLRPGDTLTLVRDPQTFLAVGALGAQAEIPFSAEGITLAQALAKARGLSDVQADPAGVFIFRFEPASVVRRLRPGSPLLSSNFVPVVYRINMRDPNSLFVSQAFRMRNRDLVYVSNAPFTEVQKVLSVFSTITAPVSAGASVYAGVR, encoded by the coding sequence ATGCGCGCACTCCCGATCGCCCTCTGCACCGCGCTCGCGGTCTCGGGCTGCTCCAACTTCCTGCCGGCCTCCGGCCCGTCGGCCAACGCGGTCGCGTCGGGTGCCGACGTCGCCACCGACCAGGGCCTGCTCGCCCGCTACGAGATCGTCGACGTCAACGCTGCGGTGGTCGAGGCCCTGCGCGGCCGTCCCCTCGACAGCCTCCTCGCCTCCTTCGGCGACCGCCGCCCCTCCGTCGAGCCGGTGATCGGCGTCGGCGACACCGTGGCGGTGACCATCTACGAGGCCAGCACCGGCGGCCTGTTCTCCGGCACCCTGTCGGTCGATCGGTTCTCCTCCGGCTCGAAATCGGCCACCATCCCGCCGCAGGTCGTCACCCGCGACGGCGCCATCACGGTGCCGTATGCCGGCCGCATCCAGGTGGCGGGCAAGCGTGTCCAGGACGTGCAGTCCCAGATCGAGCAGGAGCTCGCCGGCAAGGCGATCGAGCCTCAGGTGATCGTCACCGTGGTGCAGCCGACCAGCACCGCCGTGACGGTGACCGGCGAGGTGACGGCGGGCGCCCGCCTGCCGCTCTCGACCAAGGGCGACCGGCTGCTCGACGTGGTCGCCTCCGCCGGCGGCGTGCGCGCGCCGGTGAGCGAGACCTTCGTGCGGCTGTCGCGCGGATCGACCACCGCGACGGTGCCGCTCACCGCGATCGTCTCGAACCCGCGCGAGAACATCTTCCTGCGTCCGGGCGACACCCTCACCCTGGTGCGCGACCCCCAGACCTTCCTGGCCGTCGGGGCGCTCGGCGCCCAGGCCGAGATCCCGTTCTCGGCCGAGGGCATCACGCTGGCCCAGGCGCTGGCCAAGGCGCGGGGCCTCTCGGACGTGCAGGCCGACCCGGCCGGCGTGTTCATCTTCCGGTTCGAGCCGGCCTCGGTGGTGCGTCGCCTGCGGCCCGGCAGCCCGCTGCTGTCCTCGAACTTCGTGCCGGTGGTGTACCGGATCAACATGCGCGATCCCAACAGCCTGTTCGTCTCCCAGGCCTTCCGGATGCGCAACCGCGACCTCGTCTACGTCTCGAACGCGCCCTTCACCGAGGTTCAGAAGGTCCTCAGCGTGTTCTCGACCATCACGGCCCCGGTCTCGGCCGGCGCCTCGGTCTACGCCGGCGTACGGTAA
- a CDS encoding D-2-hydroxyacid dehydrogenase family protein: MTHDDGIRVAVLDDYQGVAAGLADWSSLGPEVTVDFLSEPVPRAEAAARLAPYAVLCLMRERMPLDAELIAALPALRLVVFTGGRNPSVDSAALHARGITVCNTRNGEGGIATAELTVALMLACARNLPREFATMSNGRWQETLGEGLKGRSLGLLGLGRIGARVAAVAKALGLRVTAWSPNLTPERAEAGGVALVTREALFAESDIVSLHMVLAPSTRGIVGEAEIARMRQGAILINTSRGPLVDEAALVAALREGRIRAGLDVFDREPLPADHPLRRLPNAVLTPHLGYVTQSTFRMFYEDTVEAIAAWRRGAPVRVVTA; encoded by the coding sequence ATGACACACGATGACGGCATCCGGGTCGCGGTGCTCGACGACTACCAGGGCGTGGCCGCCGGGCTGGCCGATTGGAGCAGCCTCGGCCCCGAGGTCACGGTGGATTTCTTGTCCGAGCCGGTGCCGCGGGCGGAGGCCGCCGCGCGGCTCGCGCCCTACGCCGTACTCTGCCTGATGCGCGAGCGCATGCCGCTGGACGCCGAGTTGATCGCGGCCCTGCCGGCCTTGAGGCTCGTGGTGTTCACCGGCGGGCGCAACCCGTCCGTCGACAGCGCGGCGCTCCACGCCCGCGGCATCACCGTCTGCAACACCCGCAACGGCGAGGGCGGCATCGCCACCGCCGAACTGACCGTCGCGCTGATGCTGGCCTGCGCCCGCAACCTGCCGCGGGAATTCGCCACCATGTCGAACGGGCGCTGGCAGGAGACGCTCGGCGAGGGCCTGAAGGGGCGCAGCCTCGGGCTTCTCGGCCTCGGCCGCATCGGGGCCCGGGTGGCGGCTGTGGCCAAGGCGCTCGGCCTACGGGTGACGGCCTGGAGCCCCAACCTGACGCCGGAGCGGGCCGAGGCCGGCGGCGTGGCCCTCGTCACGCGCGAGGCCTTGTTCGCGGAGAGCGACATCGTCAGCCTGCACATGGTGCTGGCGCCCTCGACCCGCGGCATCGTCGGAGAGGCCGAGATCGCCCGGATGCGTCAGGGCGCGATCCTGATCAACACCTCCCGCGGCCCGCTCGTCGACGAGGCAGCCCTGGTGGCGGCCTTGCGCGAAGGCCGCATCCGGGCCGGGCTCGACGTGTTCGACCGCGAACCCCTGCCCGCCGACCATCCGCTGCGCCGCCTGCCGAACGCGGTGCTGACGCCGCATCTCGGCTACGTGACGCAAAGCACGTTCCGGATGTTCTATGAGGACACCGTCGAGGCGATCGCGGCCTGGCGCCGGGGCGCGCCGGTGCGGGTGGTGACCGCCTGA
- a CDS encoding SDR family NAD(P)-dependent oxidoreductase, whose amino-acid sequence MLLTGASRGIGHATVKRFSAAGWRVITCSRHSFPENCPWEMGPEDHLQVDLADPDDTIRAVKEVAGRLEAEGGLLHALVNNAGISPKGAGGARLGAIDTPFSDWQRVFQVNFFAPILLARGLCEELTRARGSIVNVTSIAGSRVHPFAGAAYATSKAALAGLTREMASDFGPLGVRVNAISPGEIDTSILSPGTDKLVAQIPQRRLGTPDEVAKAIYFLCTEASSYVNGAELHINGGQHV is encoded by the coding sequence ATGCTGCTCACCGGCGCGAGCCGGGGCATCGGCCACGCCACCGTCAAGCGCTTCTCGGCGGCGGGCTGGCGCGTCATCACCTGCTCGCGCCACTCCTTCCCGGAGAATTGCCCGTGGGAGATGGGGCCGGAGGACCACCTCCAGGTCGACCTCGCCGACCCGGACGACACGATCCGCGCCGTCAAGGAGGTGGCCGGGCGGCTCGAAGCCGAGGGCGGGCTGCTGCATGCCCTGGTCAACAACGCCGGCATCTCGCCGAAAGGCGCCGGGGGTGCGCGGCTCGGCGCGATCGACACCCCGTTCTCCGACTGGCAGCGGGTCTTCCAGGTCAACTTCTTCGCCCCGATCCTGCTCGCCCGGGGCCTGTGCGAGGAGCTGACCCGGGCGCGCGGCTCGATCGTCAACGTGACGTCGATCGCCGGATCGCGCGTCCATCCCTTCGCGGGGGCGGCCTACGCCACCTCGAAGGCGGCGCTCGCCGGCCTGACCCGCGAGATGGCCTCCGATTTCGGCCCCCTGGGCGTGCGGGTGAACGCGATCTCGCCCGGCGAGATCGACACCTCGATCCTGTCGCCGGGCACCGACAAGCTCGTGGCGCAGATCCCGCAGCGCCGCCTCGGCACGCCCGACGAGGTCGCCAAGGCGATCTACTTCCTGTGCACCGAGGCCTCGTCCTACGTGAACGGCGCCGAATTGCACATCAACGGCGGCCAGCATGTCTGA
- a CDS encoding alpha/beta hydrolase → MTTQIGYTPPDAAAQGQGHESRPVRRRHVVYLPGYDPDSGKRYRALFAREFTRYAKRFDLGKKAITRAETRADGLVQTWTVETGHPGLETRTTYEVLLWDDLVRADFRRPLIASMALLTAGILHSLVTGKLFRLYGLNWKYGNVILYPFGMTVILGALAALLGTGVAHLLAGWLPGLAAGVIGALAGIGLVLGATPLLDRIFLRQLINDWVFNWQHSNGWRPDYEARLALFADHVAGICRAGEVDEVLIVGHSSGGLTAAEVAARVLEHDLPETPRLSLLTLGAGLPLVAINPRARRVRADVMRLVGSARLVWADYQAPQDWMNFPGFNPAHDLGETPAGPVRNPLIRSTKFRDIIVPDVYRRISFRPFRMHFQFLMANDLPGEYDFFALTLGPQALGDRVMAPAIVPLRPEAAPEPVPVHREI, encoded by the coding sequence ATGACCACACAGATCGGCTACACGCCGCCCGACGCGGCCGCCCAGGGCCAAGGACACGAGTCCCGGCCGGTGCGGCGGCGCCACGTCGTCTACCTGCCGGGCTACGATCCGGATTCGGGCAAGCGCTACAGGGCGCTGTTCGCGCGGGAATTCACCCGCTACGCCAAGCGCTTCGACCTCGGCAAGAAAGCCATCACCCGGGCCGAGACGAGGGCCGACGGCCTGGTGCAGACCTGGACCGTGGAGACCGGGCATCCCGGCCTGGAGACCCGCACCACCTACGAGGTGCTGCTGTGGGACGACCTCGTCCGGGCGGATTTCCGCCGGCCGCTGATCGCCTCGATGGCGCTCCTCACCGCCGGCATCCTGCACAGCCTCGTGACGGGCAAGCTCTTCCGCCTCTACGGCCTGAACTGGAAATACGGCAACGTCATCCTCTATCCCTTCGGCATGACGGTGATCCTGGGCGCGCTCGCGGCCCTGCTCGGCACCGGCGTCGCGCACCTGCTCGCCGGCTGGCTGCCCGGTCTCGCGGCCGGGGTGATCGGGGCGCTCGCCGGGATCGGCCTCGTGCTGGGCGCCACCCCGCTCCTCGACCGGATCTTCCTGCGCCAGCTCATCAACGACTGGGTGTTCAACTGGCAGCACAGCAACGGCTGGCGCCCGGATTACGAGGCGCGCCTCGCCCTGTTCGCCGACCACGTCGCGGGGATCTGCCGGGCGGGCGAGGTCGACGAGGTGCTGATCGTCGGCCATTCCTCGGGCGGGCTCACCGCCGCCGAGGTCGCCGCGCGAGTGCTGGAGCACGACCTGCCGGAGACCCCGCGCCTGTCGCTTCTCACGCTCGGGGCCGGGCTGCCCCTCGTCGCCATCAACCCGCGGGCCCGCCGGGTGCGGGCCGACGTGATGCGCCTCGTCGGCAGCGCGCGGCTGGTCTGGGCCGATTACCAGGCGCCGCAGGACTGGATGAACTTCCCGGGCTTCAACCCCGCCCACGACCTCGGCGAGACCCCGGCGGGCCCGGTGCGCAACCCGCTGATCCGCTCGACGAAGTTCCGCGACATCATCGTCCCGGACGTCTACCGGCGGATCTCGTTCCGGCCGTTCCGGATGCACTTCCAGTTCCTGATGGCCAACGACCTGCCGGGCGAGTACGACTTCTTCGCCCTGACGCTCGGGCCGCAAGCCCTGGGCGACCGGGTGATGGCGCCCGCGATCGTCCCGCTGCGGCCAGAGGCCGCCCCCGAGCCGGTGCCGGTGCACCGCGAGATCTGA
- a CDS encoding PhzF family phenazine biosynthesis protein: protein MTARFTLVDVFHDGAFTGNPLAVVSGAEPNSATMQAMTRWFNLSETVFLLPPTDSRADYRARIFTLAHELPFAGHPTLGACHAWAALGGSPRHPGRMVQECGAGLVPIRQDADRLAFAAPPLLRAGAVDEATLREVATVLRIDPERIVEARWADNGPGWVGVMLASAEEVLAVEPMRHHEGRIDIGLVGAHPPGAEVAWEIRTLFSDGAGALVEDPVTGSFNAAVAGWLRETGRATGPYVAAQGTRLGRSGRIFVDYDGADWIGGRTLTVAEGTIPLDLGSRRS from the coding sequence ATGACCGCCCGCTTCACCCTGGTCGACGTGTTCCACGACGGCGCCTTCACCGGCAACCCGCTCGCGGTGGTGAGCGGGGCCGAGCCCAACTCGGCGACGATGCAGGCGATGACGCGCTGGTTCAACCTGTCGGAGACGGTGTTCCTGCTGCCGCCGACCGATTCCCGTGCCGATTACCGGGCGCGCATCTTCACTCTCGCCCATGAGCTGCCCTTCGCCGGCCACCCGACCCTCGGTGCCTGCCACGCCTGGGCGGCCCTCGGCGGCTCGCCGCGTCACCCAGGGCGCATGGTGCAGGAATGCGGCGCCGGCCTCGTGCCGATCCGGCAGGACGCCGACCGCCTCGCCTTCGCCGCGCCGCCGCTCCTGCGCGCGGGCGCGGTGGACGAGGCCACCCTGCGGGAGGTCGCGACGGTGCTGCGGATCGACCCCGAGAGGATCGTCGAGGCGCGCTGGGCCGATAACGGCCCGGGCTGGGTCGGGGTGATGCTGGCTTCCGCCGAGGAGGTGCTGGCGGTCGAGCCGATGCGCCACCACGAAGGCCGGATCGATATCGGCCTCGTCGGGGCCCACCCGCCGGGTGCGGAGGTGGCCTGGGAGATCCGCACCCTGTTCAGCGACGGCGCCGGCGCCCTCGTCGAGGATCCGGTGACCGGCAGCTTCAACGCCGCCGTCGCCGGCTGGCTGCGGGAGACCGGCCGCGCCACCGGGCCCTATGTCGCCGCGCAAGGCACGCGGCTCGGCCGAAGCGGCCGGATCTTCGTCGACTACGACGGCGCCGACTGGATCGGCGGGCGCACCCTCACGGTCGCGGAGGGGACGATCCCCCTCGACCTCGGTTCGCGCCGGTCTTGA
- a CDS encoding branched-chain amino acid ABC transporter substrate-binding protein, with product MTRTRAVAALWLAIGALLVGAGAACADVTVGVAVPRTGAIAGIGEQVLQGVQAAVRDANARGGIAGEPIVLDVQDDACDPGQAMAVAERFVRAGVRLVIGHVCSSASLAASDVYAAAGAVMISPASNAARLTDRGLPTIFRVSGREDDQGRLSATILAERFRDKKIAILYDDTPLSRNLAESTKANLNKIGQNETLFAAIVPGQTDDVALIKRLQGAGIEVVYYGGHYQEMGKLVRKAADAGYRPQWFGTSGIATKEFGALAGAASDGVLMTFNPDLRRKPEAAAAVKALQADGIDPAGFTLYGYAALQALAEAGNFAKSTDPKAIAETLHAERFTLVLGNVGFDQKGDVTAPGYVLYVWRDGVFTYAN from the coding sequence ATGACGCGCACCAGGGCCGTCGCCGCCCTGTGGCTGGCGATCGGAGCGCTGCTGGTCGGGGCGGGCGCCGCCTGCGCCGACGTGACGGTCGGGGTCGCGGTGCCGCGCACCGGCGCGATCGCGGGCATCGGCGAGCAGGTGCTCCAGGGCGTGCAGGCCGCCGTCCGGGACGCCAATGCCCGCGGCGGCATCGCCGGCGAGCCGATCGTGCTCGACGTGCAGGACGATGCCTGCGACCCGGGCCAGGCGATGGCGGTGGCCGAGCGCTTCGTGCGCGCCGGCGTCCGGCTGGTGATCGGGCACGTCTGCTCCAGCGCCTCGCTCGCCGCCTCCGACGTCTACGCGGCGGCCGGCGCGGTGATGATCAGCCCGGCCTCCAACGCCGCGCGCCTGACCGATCGCGGCCTGCCGACCATCTTCCGGGTCTCCGGCCGCGAGGACGACCAGGGCCGGCTCTCGGCTACGATCCTGGCGGAGCGTTTTCGCGACAAGAAGATCGCGATCCTCTACGACGACACGCCGCTGTCGCGGAACCTCGCCGAATCGACCAAGGCCAACCTGAACAAGATCGGCCAGAACGAGACCCTGTTCGCCGCGATCGTCCCGGGCCAGACCGACGACGTGGCGCTGATCAAGCGCCTGCAAGGGGCGGGGATCGAGGTGGTCTATTACGGCGGCCACTACCAGGAGATGGGCAAGCTGGTGCGCAAGGCGGCGGATGCCGGCTATCGCCCGCAATGGTTCGGCACGTCCGGCATCGCCACCAAGGAATTCGGGGCGCTGGCCGGCGCGGCGAGCGACGGCGTGCTGATGACCTTCAACCCGGACCTGCGCCGCAAGCCGGAGGCCGCCGCCGCCGTGAAGGCGCTCCAGGCCGACGGGATCGACCCCGCCGGCTTCACCCTCTACGGCTATGCCGCGCTTCAGGCCCTCGCCGAGGCCGGCAACTTCGCCAAGTCCACCGACCCGAAGGCCATCGCCGAGACCCTGCATGCGGAGCGCTTCACCCTGGTGCTCGGCAATGTCGGCTTCGACCAGAAGGGCGACGTGACGGCGCCCGGCTACGTGCTCTACGTCTGGCGCGACGGGGTCTTCACCTACGCCAACTGA